The DNA window GACCGCGCATCTCGAGTTCGATCTCGACTTCGGTGTCGCTCATTTCGACGTCTCTCGAGGTACGGTCGTGATAGATCGCGTAGATATTCGCCTGGTGGGCGGTGAAGATTTCAAGGAGTCGCTCGAGCGAGCCGGGCTGGTCTTTGAGGACGGTTCTGATCTTCAGGTAGCGCCCGGTTTCGACGAGGCCGCGGACAATAACGTTCGTGAGCGTGTTAAGGTCAATGTTGCCGCCCGAGAGCACTGGAACAATCGTCTCGTCTGGGTCGTAGTCGAACGCCTCGAAAAGGACGGCGGCCAATGGCACTGCGCCAGCGCCTTCGACGAGCGTTTTTGAGCGCTCGAGGAGATAGGTGATTGTGACAGCGATCTCGGGGTCGGAAACGGTCACGACCTCGTCGACGTACTCCTGAATATGTGCGAAGGTGTGCTCGCCGACGCTTCGAGTTGCGATGCCGTCGGCGATGGTGTCGACGCCATCAAGAGCGATTCGTTCGCCTTTTTCGAGAGAGGGTGCTGCACTCGAGGCACCGTCTGACTGAACACCGATAACGCGCACATCGGGATGTGCGGTTTTGATCGCGGCCGCAACGCCGCTGATGAGACCGCCGCCACCAATGGGGACAACGACGGTCTCGACCTCGGGGCAGTCCTCGAGAATCTCGAGGCCGAGGGTTCCCTGGCCGGCCATGATGGCCTCATCGTCGAAGGCGTGGACGTAGGTCCGTCCCTCCTCAGCTTCGAGGTCGTGGGCGTGTTCAGCAGCTTCGGCGTAGTCAGCGCCGTGGAGGACGACCTCCGCGCCGTAGTTTCGGGTTGCTTTGACTTTCGAGATGGGCGCGTGTTTAGGCATCACAATTTTTGAGTCCACGCCCGCGCGCGTGGCCGCGAGCGCGACACCCTGTGCGTGATTGCCCGCGCTTGCGGTGACGACGCCGACGTCCTGTTGGTCGTCCGAGAGCGTCAGAATCCGGTTCGTCGCCCCGCGAATCTTGAACGCACCCGTCCGCTGGAAGGTCTCGAGTTTGAGATAGATATCAGCACCAGTCATCGAAGAGTACGTGTAAGAGTACTCGAGGGGCGTGTGTCTGGACGTTTCACGGACCCGCTCGCGTGCCTCAAGAATCGCCGACCGTTCGAGCATACCCTCGAGTACTCGGCCGTGACTGTAATACTGTCGTCTACCGGCGCTCGCAAGCGATATGACTCAGCAGCGATCGAATCTGTCGGGGAGAAGAAAATCGGTGTGCCCGATCAGGCTATCGCCTTCCCCCAACAGGGACAGGGGTGTTGCCGGAATGGCAACACGACAGGGAATACACGGCGTGTGACGTGCAACTGTAGACGAGAACGGAGAGACCATAAAACCCATCCCTCCGGAGTGAAAGTGAAACCGCAAGACAGCGCCGAGTTTTTCGAGGCGTCAGACGGTCGGCAGACGGACGTCATTCAGGGTGTCTGACGTAGATTTCTTCGTGTTCGCAAGCGGTTTGAACCCGGTCTGCAAACGAGTCGCCAGCGGGCCACTCATAGTCGGCAGTGACGCCGAGTCGGTCTGGGTCACCGACGTATACATCGACTGGCCCCTCGAGTCCCGTAGCCGGAATCGAGACTCGCGTGTAGAGGCTGCTCTCGACGCCTTCGTACTGATCCAGTCGCTCGAGGTCTTGGTCGTGAACTGCGAGTAGTCGGCCCTCGACGTGCCCACCCGGAACAAGCGTCGGATACTTGCCGTCGATACGGTGAAGGCCCTCGAGAACGGCTGGTCCGTCGAATACGTCGTCGCTCGAGCGGTTGGTAGCATCGAGTGCAAGGACGTCGTGGACGCGAGCGGGGTCGGTGAGCGTCCCGTAGACGAACACGCGGATAGTCATGACTCGGCGTATGTGGGCGAGTCAGGAGAAATCATCGGTCAGCCAGCAATACAGGTTGACGGGGAGTTACCGCTCCTCGAGCGAGACGAACGTCTCGTCGTCAGACCCGGTGTAACGCGCGCGTGGACGGATGAGGCGGTTGTCGTCCTGGTACTCGAGGACGTGGGCGATCCAGCCGCCGGCACGACTCATCGCGAAGATAGGCGTGTACATATCGATCGGAATTCCGAGTTGGTAGTAGACCGAGCCGGAGTAGAAGTCGACGTTCGGGGCGATGCCCTTCTCGACTAAGCCTTTCTCCTCGGTGAGGTAGTCTTCGATCGTCGTCGTGATGTCGTACCACTTGTCGTCGCCCTCGGCGGCGAGTTCCTTGCTTCGCTCTTGGAGAATCTTCGCGCGCGGGTCCTTGACGTTGTAGACACGGTGACCAAAGCCGGGAATGCGCCGCCCTTCGTCAGTTGCCTCTTCGACCCACTCGAGGGGGTCTTTGTTGCTCTCGTCGATCTCGATCAGGACTTCCATGACGTCCTGATTCGCGCCGCCGTGGAGTGGCCCGGAAAGGGCGGCGACGCCGCCGGTGACAGCGCTGTAGATGTCGGCCATCGTCGAGCCGATGACCATCGAGGTAAACGTCGAGGCGTTCAGCCCGTGGTCGGCGTGGAGGATAAGCGCCTGATCGAAGGTTTCAGCGGCGACATCGTCGGGCTGCTCGCCGGTCAGCATGTAGAGGAAGTTTGCGGCAAGCCCCAGTTCGGGGTCGGGATCGACTGGCTCTTCGCCGAGTCGGTAGCGCTCGAACGCCGCGAGCGCGGTCGGGATCTTGGCGGTGATACGTCGGCCCTTTCGAGCCGTCGCCTCGAGATCTTCGGGATCGGCGTCGCCTTCGGGTTCGGTCGCCGAGAACATCGAAATGGCGGTCCGAAGCGCAGCCATCGGCCGCTCGCCGGCGTCAGCGAGTCGCTCCATCGTCGCGAGGATATCCTCGCTGACGGCTCGTTCCTCGGTGAGCGACTCGGTAAACGCCTCGAGGTCGTCCGCTTCGGGCAGGTGTCCGTTCCAGAGCAGATACAGTACCTCTTCGTAGCTTGCACCACGAGCGAGGTCTTCAATCGGGTAGCCGCGGTAAATCAACCGGCCGGCATCACCGTCGATCGAGCTGAGTTCCGACT is part of the Natronolimnobius sp. AArcel1 genome and encodes:
- the citZ gene encoding citrate synthase, coding for MVDDLKKGLEGVLVAESELSSIDGDAGRLIYRGYPIEDLARGASYEEVLYLLWNGHLPEADDLEAFTESLTEERAVSEDILATMERLADAGERPMAALRTAISMFSATEPEGDADPEDLEATARKGRRITAKIPTALAAFERYRLGEEPVDPDPELGLAANFLYMLTGEQPDDVAAETFDQALILHADHGLNASTFTSMVIGSTMADIYSAVTGGVAALSGPLHGGANQDVMEVLIEIDESNKDPLEWVEEATDEGRRIPGFGHRVYNVKDPRAKILQERSKELAAEGDDKWYDITTTIEDYLTEEKGLVEKGIAPNVDFYSGSVYYQLGIPIDMYTPIFAMSRAGGWIAHVLEYQDDNRLIRPRARYTGSDDETFVSLEER
- the ilvA gene encoding threonine ammonia-lyase, with amino-acid sequence MLERSAILEARERVRETSRHTPLEYSYTYSSMTGADIYLKLETFQRTGAFKIRGATNRILTLSDDQQDVGVVTASAGNHAQGVALAATRAGVDSKIVMPKHAPISKVKATRNYGAEVVLHGADYAEAAEHAHDLEAEEGRTYVHAFDDEAIMAGQGTLGLEILEDCPEVETVVVPIGGGGLISGVAAAIKTAHPDVRVIGVQSDGASSAAPSLEKGERIALDGVDTIADGIATRSVGEHTFAHIQEYVDEVVTVSDPEIAVTITYLLERSKTLVEGAGAVPLAAVLFEAFDYDPDETIVPVLSGGNIDLNTLTNVIVRGLVETGRYLKIRTVLKDQPGSLERLLEIFTAHQANIYAIYHDRTSRDVEMSDTEVEIELEMRGPDHVEAFLETMREAGYEVDVLI
- a CDS encoding gamma-glutamylcyclotransferase yields the protein MTIRVFVYGTLTDPARVHDVLALDATNRSSDDVFDGPAVLEGLHRIDGKYPTLVPGGHVEGRLLAVHDQDLERLDQYEGVESSLYTRVSIPATGLEGPVDVYVGDPDRLGVTADYEWPAGDSFADRVQTACEHEEIYVRHPE